The following coding sequences lie in one Carassius gibelio isolate Cgi1373 ecotype wild population from Czech Republic chromosome A17, carGib1.2-hapl.c, whole genome shotgun sequence genomic window:
- the LOC128031773 gene encoding echinoderm microtubule-associated protein-like 1 isoform X6 — MDRELQWTASERNGVFGEREEGRKRMEDGFSCYSSLYDTSSLLQFCNDDSASVASSMEVTDRISSLEQRVQMQEDEIQLLKSALADVVRRLNISEEQQAMLSRKGPTKEAAVRRDSPSSNSSFGKPARPMIAALPLRSTVNNGTVLPKKGGTLPSPSGSKKDNNSPATKSTVKRTSSSEQVGPNNRKDSGMDSRSNRTRAGSTGSNSSGKKATENKQRDPVFSAGMPSVTHCKDEGYVKMYLKGRPITMYMPRDLVDTYCLEAKADLPPKKLKLDWVYGYRGRDCRSNLYLLPTGETVYFIASVVVLYNVDEQLQRHYTGHTDDIKCLTVHPDKITIATGQVAGTSSDGKQLAPHVRVWDSVSLNTLHILGASFFDRALVCLSFSKSNGGSWLCVVDDSSDHVLSVWDWQREERLAEVKSSNESVFAADFHPTDANIIVTCGKSHLYFWSLEKGSLVKKQGLFEKQEKPKFVLSVTFSENGDAITGDSSGNILVWGKGSNRISLAIQGAHEASVFALCMLRNGTLLSGGKDRKLISWDENYQKIQTVEVSELYGPIRTVAEGRGETVLIGTTKNYVLQGSLDGEFIPITQGHTDELWGLTVHPLKHQFLTCGHDKHVCLWDSASHQPIWTKTLEDAAQSAAFHPSGTTVALGTQTGRWLVLDTESKDLVTVHTDGNEQLSIMRFSPDGHFLAIGSHDNYIYIYAVAENGKKYSRVGKCSGHSSFITHLDWSVDSQYLVSNSGDYEILYWIPSVCKQVVSVETTRDIEWATFTCILGFHVFGLWPDGSDGTDINAVCSSNAKKLLVTGDDFGKVHLFSFPCSQSRAPSHIYGGHSSHVTNVNFLNDDSQIISTGGKDMSIMQWRVV; from the exons ATGACAGTGCCTCGGTGGCGAGCAGTATGGAGGTGACGGACCGGATCTCCTCTCTGGAGCAGCGGGTTCAGATGCAGGAGGATGAGATTCAGCTGCTCAAGTCGGCCCTGGCTGATGTGGTGAGGAGACTGAACATCTCAGAGGAGCAGCAGGCCATGCTCAGCAGGAAAGGACCAACCAAAG AAGCAGCAGTGAGGAGAGACTCTCCCTCCTCTAACAGCAGTTTTGGGAAGCCAG CTAGACCAATGATTGCAGCTCTGCCCCTGAGATCCACAGTCAACAACGGTACTGTCCTGCCTAAGAAGGGTGGCACACTGCCATCCCCCTCTGGCTCCAAGAAGGACAACAACTCACCAGCAACCAAAAG CACTGTGAAGAGAACAAGTTCATCTGAGCAAGTTGGCCCTAACAACAGGAAAGACAGTGGTATGGactccagaagcaatcgcacacGCGCTGGTTCCACAGGGAGCAACTCCAGTGGCAAGAAAGCCACAGAAAA CAAACAAAGGGACCCTGTTTTCAGCGCAG GGATGCCAAGTGTGACGCACTGCAAAG ATGAAGGGTatgtcaaaatgtatttgaaGGGACGACCCATCACCATGTACATGCCCAGAGACCTGGTGGACACATACTGCCTGGAAGCAAAGGCTGACTTGCCTCCTAAAAAACTGAAGCTAGACTGGGT CTATGGTTACCGGGGCCGTGACTGTCGATCCAACCTGTACTTGCTCCCGACGGGGGAAACGGTTTACTTCATCGCATCTGTGGTTGTGCTCTATAATGTGGACGAGCAACTACAAAGACACTACACTGGACACACTGATGATATCAAGTG CCTCACTGTCCATCCTGATAAAATCACCATAGCAACCGGACAAGTGGCTGGCACATCCTCAGATGGAAAA CAGTTGGCTCCTCACGTGCGAGTGTGGGACTCTGTGAGTTTGAACACGTTGCACATCCTTGGAGCAAGTTTCTTTGATCGGGCTCTGGTTTGCCTCTCCTTCTCAAAGTCG AACGGAGGAAGCTGGTTGTGTGTTGTGGACGACTCCAGTGACCACGTTCTCTCTGTGTGGGACTGGCAGAGGGAGGAAAGACTTGCTGAAGTCAAG AGCTCCAATGAGTCAGTCTTTGCTGCTGATTTCCACCCAACAGATGCTAATATAATTGTAACCTGTGGGAAGTCACACCTTTATTTCTGGTCATTAGAAAAGGGATCTCTTGTGAAAAAACAGGGACTTTTTGAG AAACAAGAGAAGCCCAAGTTTGTATTGTCTGTGACTTTTTCAGAAAATGGCGACGCCATCACTGGAGACTCGAGTGGAAATATACTTGTGTGGGGCAAAG GATCTAATCGTATTAGCTTGGCTATTCAGGGAGCACATGAGGCAAGCGTCTTTGCACTTTGCATGTTGAGAAATGGTACGCTGCTCTCAGGTGGGAAAGACCGTAAACTCATCTCCTGGGATGAAAATTATCAAAAGATTCAAACGGTGGAG GTTTCTGAGTTATATGGCCCTATACGTACTGTGGCTGAAGGACGGGGAGAAACGGTTCTTATTGGCACTACCAAAAACTATGTCCTGCAGGGCAGTCTGGATGGGGAGTTCATACCCATCACCCAG GGCCACACAGATGAGTTATGGGGCCTGACTGTCCATCCGCTGAAGCATCAGTTCCTCACCTGTGGCCATGACAAGCACGTCTGCCTGTGGGACTCTGCCTCTCATCAGCCCATCTGGACCAAAACACTGGAG GACGCCGCTCAGTCGGCCGCCTTCCACCCTTCTGGGACAACGGTTGCTTTAGGAACGCAGACGGGCAG ATGGCTTGTGCTCGATACCGAATCGAAGGATCTGGTCACGGTACACACGGACGGAAACGAACAGCTGTCGATTATGCGCTTTTCTCCAG ACGGTCATTTCCTTGCCATCGGGTCACATGACAACTACATCTACATTTATGCTGTGGCAGAAAATGGCAAGAAATACAGTAGAGTTGGAAAGTGCTCG GGTCATTCTAGTTTCATCACACATCTGGATTGGTCTGTGGATTCTCAGTACTTAGTATCCAACTCAGGGGACTATGAGATCCTTTACT GGATCCCTTCTGTGTGCAAACAAGTAGTGAGTGTGGAGACCACCCGGGATATTGAATGGGCCACTTTCACCTGTATTCTGGGCTTCCATGTTTTTG GACTGTGGCCGGATGGCTCAGATGGTACTGACATCAATGCTGTGTGCAGTTCAAACGCAAAGAAACTGCTTGTCACCGGAGACGACTTTGGCAAAGTTCACCTCTTCTCATTCCCTTGCTCTCAGTCCCGA gctcctagtCACATTTACGGTGGACACAGCAGCCACGTCACCAATGTTAATTTCTTAAATGACGACAGCCAGATAATCTCTACAGGAGGGAAGGACATGAGCATAATGCAGTGGCGGGTGGTGTAA
- the LOC128031773 gene encoding echinoderm microtubule-associated protein-like 1 isoform X7 → MDRELQWTASERNGVFGEREEGRKRMEDGFSCYSSLYDTSSLLQFCNDDSASVASSMEVTDRISSLEQRVQMQEDEIQLLKSALADVVRRLNISEEQQAMLSRKGPTKARPMIAALPLRSTVNNGTVLPKKGGTLPSPSGSKKDNNSPATKSLSHLPRFLQRPPYSTVKRTSSSEQVGPNNRKDSGMDSRSNRTRAGSTGSNSSGKKATENKQRDPVFSAGMPSVTHCKDEGYVKMYLKGRPITMYMPRDLVDTYCLEAKADLPPKKLKLDWVYGYRGRDCRSNLYLLPTGETVYFIASVVVLYNVDEQLQRHYTGHTDDIKCLTVHPDKITIATGQVAGTSSDGKQQLAPHVRVWDSVSLNTLHILGASFFDRALVCLSFSKSNGGSWLCVVDDSSDHVLSVWDWQREERLAEVKSSNESVFAADFHPTDANIIVTCGKSHLYFWSLEKGSLVKKQGLFEKQEKPKFVLSVTFSENGDAITGDSSGNILVWGKGSNRISLAIQGAHEASVFALCMLRNGTLLSGGKDRKLISWDENYQKIQTVEVSELYGPIRTVAEGRGETVLIGTTKNYVLQGSLDGEFIPITQGHTDELWGLTVHPLKHQFLTCGHDKHVCLWDSASHQPIWTKTLEDAAQSAAFHPSGTTVALGTQTGRWLVLDTESKDLVTVHTDGNEQLSIMRFSPDGHFLAIGSHDNYIYIYAVAENGKKYSRVGKCSGHSSFITHLDWSVDSQYLVSNSGDYEILYWIPSVCKQVVSVETTRDIEWATFTCILGFHVFGLWPDGSDGTDINAVCSSNAKKLLVTGDDFGKVHLFSFPCSQSRAPSHIYGGHSSHVTNVNFLNDDSQIISTGGKDMSIMQWRVV, encoded by the exons ATGACAGTGCCTCGGTGGCGAGCAGTATGGAGGTGACGGACCGGATCTCCTCTCTGGAGCAGCGGGTTCAGATGCAGGAGGATGAGATTCAGCTGCTCAAGTCGGCCCTGGCTGATGTGGTGAGGAGACTGAACATCTCAGAGGAGCAGCAGGCCATGCTCAGCAGGAAAGGACCAACCAAAG CTAGACCAATGATTGCAGCTCTGCCCCTGAGATCCACAGTCAACAACGGTACTGTCCTGCCTAAGAAGGGTGGCACACTGCCATCCCCCTCTGGCTCCAAGAAGGACAACAACTCACCAGCAACCAAAAG TCTGTCCCATCTGCCCAGGTTTCTTCAAAGGCCACCTTACAG CACTGTGAAGAGAACAAGTTCATCTGAGCAAGTTGGCCCTAACAACAGGAAAGACAGTGGTATGGactccagaagcaatcgcacacGCGCTGGTTCCACAGGGAGCAACTCCAGTGGCAAGAAAGCCACAGAAAA CAAACAAAGGGACCCTGTTTTCAGCGCAG GGATGCCAAGTGTGACGCACTGCAAAG ATGAAGGGTatgtcaaaatgtatttgaaGGGACGACCCATCACCATGTACATGCCCAGAGACCTGGTGGACACATACTGCCTGGAAGCAAAGGCTGACTTGCCTCCTAAAAAACTGAAGCTAGACTGGGT CTATGGTTACCGGGGCCGTGACTGTCGATCCAACCTGTACTTGCTCCCGACGGGGGAAACGGTTTACTTCATCGCATCTGTGGTTGTGCTCTATAATGTGGACGAGCAACTACAAAGACACTACACTGGACACACTGATGATATCAAGTG CCTCACTGTCCATCCTGATAAAATCACCATAGCAACCGGACAAGTGGCTGGCACATCCTCAGATGGAAAA CAGCAGTTGGCTCCTCACGTGCGAGTGTGGGACTCTGTGAGTTTGAACACGTTGCACATCCTTGGAGCAAGTTTCTTTGATCGGGCTCTGGTTTGCCTCTCCTTCTCAAAGTCG AACGGAGGAAGCTGGTTGTGTGTTGTGGACGACTCCAGTGACCACGTTCTCTCTGTGTGGGACTGGCAGAGGGAGGAAAGACTTGCTGAAGTCAAG AGCTCCAATGAGTCAGTCTTTGCTGCTGATTTCCACCCAACAGATGCTAATATAATTGTAACCTGTGGGAAGTCACACCTTTATTTCTGGTCATTAGAAAAGGGATCTCTTGTGAAAAAACAGGGACTTTTTGAG AAACAAGAGAAGCCCAAGTTTGTATTGTCTGTGACTTTTTCAGAAAATGGCGACGCCATCACTGGAGACTCGAGTGGAAATATACTTGTGTGGGGCAAAG GATCTAATCGTATTAGCTTGGCTATTCAGGGAGCACATGAGGCAAGCGTCTTTGCACTTTGCATGTTGAGAAATGGTACGCTGCTCTCAGGTGGGAAAGACCGTAAACTCATCTCCTGGGATGAAAATTATCAAAAGATTCAAACGGTGGAG GTTTCTGAGTTATATGGCCCTATACGTACTGTGGCTGAAGGACGGGGAGAAACGGTTCTTATTGGCACTACCAAAAACTATGTCCTGCAGGGCAGTCTGGATGGGGAGTTCATACCCATCACCCAG GGCCACACAGATGAGTTATGGGGCCTGACTGTCCATCCGCTGAAGCATCAGTTCCTCACCTGTGGCCATGACAAGCACGTCTGCCTGTGGGACTCTGCCTCTCATCAGCCCATCTGGACCAAAACACTGGAG GACGCCGCTCAGTCGGCCGCCTTCCACCCTTCTGGGACAACGGTTGCTTTAGGAACGCAGACGGGCAG ATGGCTTGTGCTCGATACCGAATCGAAGGATCTGGTCACGGTACACACGGACGGAAACGAACAGCTGTCGATTATGCGCTTTTCTCCAG ACGGTCATTTCCTTGCCATCGGGTCACATGACAACTACATCTACATTTATGCTGTGGCAGAAAATGGCAAGAAATACAGTAGAGTTGGAAAGTGCTCG GGTCATTCTAGTTTCATCACACATCTGGATTGGTCTGTGGATTCTCAGTACTTAGTATCCAACTCAGGGGACTATGAGATCCTTTACT GGATCCCTTCTGTGTGCAAACAAGTAGTGAGTGTGGAGACCACCCGGGATATTGAATGGGCCACTTTCACCTGTATTCTGGGCTTCCATGTTTTTG GACTGTGGCCGGATGGCTCAGATGGTACTGACATCAATGCTGTGTGCAGTTCAAACGCAAAGAAACTGCTTGTCACCGGAGACGACTTTGGCAAAGTTCACCTCTTCTCATTCCCTTGCTCTCAGTCCCGA gctcctagtCACATTTACGGTGGACACAGCAGCCACGTCACCAATGTTAATTTCTTAAATGACGACAGCCAGATAATCTCTACAGGAGGGAAGGACATGAGCATAATGCAGTGGCGGGTGGTGTAA
- the LOC128031773 gene encoding echinoderm microtubule-associated protein-like 1 isoform X10: MDRELQWTASERNGVFGEREEGRKRMEDGFSCYSSLYDTSSLLQFCNDDSASVASSMEVTDRISSLEQRVQMQEDEIQLLKSALADVVRRLNISEEQQAMLSRKGPTKARPMIAALPLRSTVNNGTVLPKKGGTLPSPSGSKKDNNSPATKSLSHLPRFLQRPPYSTVKRTSSSEQVGPNNRKDSGMDSRSNRTRAGSTGSNSSGKKATENKQRDPVFSAGMPSVTHCKDEGYVKMYLKGRPITMYMPRDLVDTYCLEAKADLPPKKLKLDWVYGYRGRDCRSNLYLLPTGETVYFIASVVVLYNVDEQLQRHYTGHTDDIKCLTVHPDKITIATGQVAGTSSDGKQLAPHVRVWDSVSLNTLHILGASFFDRALVCLSFSKSNGGSWLCVVDDSSDHVLSVWDWQREERLAEVKSSNESVFAADFHPTDANIIVTCGKSHLYFWSLEKGSLVKKQGLFEKQEKPKFVLSVTFSENGDAITGDSSGNILVWGKGSNRISLAIQGAHEASVFALCMLRNGTLLSGGKDRKLISWDENYQKIQTVEVSELYGPIRTVAEGRGETVLIGTTKNYVLQGSLDGEFIPITQGHTDELWGLTVHPLKHQFLTCGHDKHVCLWDSASHQPIWTKTLEDAAQSAAFHPSGTTVALGTQTGRWLVLDTESKDLVTVHTDGNEQLSIMRFSPDGHFLAIGSHDNYIYIYAVAENGKKYSRVGKCSGHSSFITHLDWSVDSQYLVSNSGDYEILYWIPSVCKQVVSVETTRDIEWATFTCILGFHVFGLWPDGSDGTDINAVCSSNAKKLLVTGDDFGKVHLFSFPCSQSRAPSHIYGGHSSHVTNVNFLNDDSQIISTGGKDMSIMQWRVV, translated from the exons ATGACAGTGCCTCGGTGGCGAGCAGTATGGAGGTGACGGACCGGATCTCCTCTCTGGAGCAGCGGGTTCAGATGCAGGAGGATGAGATTCAGCTGCTCAAGTCGGCCCTGGCTGATGTGGTGAGGAGACTGAACATCTCAGAGGAGCAGCAGGCCATGCTCAGCAGGAAAGGACCAACCAAAG CTAGACCAATGATTGCAGCTCTGCCCCTGAGATCCACAGTCAACAACGGTACTGTCCTGCCTAAGAAGGGTGGCACACTGCCATCCCCCTCTGGCTCCAAGAAGGACAACAACTCACCAGCAACCAAAAG TCTGTCCCATCTGCCCAGGTTTCTTCAAAGGCCACCTTACAG CACTGTGAAGAGAACAAGTTCATCTGAGCAAGTTGGCCCTAACAACAGGAAAGACAGTGGTATGGactccagaagcaatcgcacacGCGCTGGTTCCACAGGGAGCAACTCCAGTGGCAAGAAAGCCACAGAAAA CAAACAAAGGGACCCTGTTTTCAGCGCAG GGATGCCAAGTGTGACGCACTGCAAAG ATGAAGGGTatgtcaaaatgtatttgaaGGGACGACCCATCACCATGTACATGCCCAGAGACCTGGTGGACACATACTGCCTGGAAGCAAAGGCTGACTTGCCTCCTAAAAAACTGAAGCTAGACTGGGT CTATGGTTACCGGGGCCGTGACTGTCGATCCAACCTGTACTTGCTCCCGACGGGGGAAACGGTTTACTTCATCGCATCTGTGGTTGTGCTCTATAATGTGGACGAGCAACTACAAAGACACTACACTGGACACACTGATGATATCAAGTG CCTCACTGTCCATCCTGATAAAATCACCATAGCAACCGGACAAGTGGCTGGCACATCCTCAGATGGAAAA CAGTTGGCTCCTCACGTGCGAGTGTGGGACTCTGTGAGTTTGAACACGTTGCACATCCTTGGAGCAAGTTTCTTTGATCGGGCTCTGGTTTGCCTCTCCTTCTCAAAGTCG AACGGAGGAAGCTGGTTGTGTGTTGTGGACGACTCCAGTGACCACGTTCTCTCTGTGTGGGACTGGCAGAGGGAGGAAAGACTTGCTGAAGTCAAG AGCTCCAATGAGTCAGTCTTTGCTGCTGATTTCCACCCAACAGATGCTAATATAATTGTAACCTGTGGGAAGTCACACCTTTATTTCTGGTCATTAGAAAAGGGATCTCTTGTGAAAAAACAGGGACTTTTTGAG AAACAAGAGAAGCCCAAGTTTGTATTGTCTGTGACTTTTTCAGAAAATGGCGACGCCATCACTGGAGACTCGAGTGGAAATATACTTGTGTGGGGCAAAG GATCTAATCGTATTAGCTTGGCTATTCAGGGAGCACATGAGGCAAGCGTCTTTGCACTTTGCATGTTGAGAAATGGTACGCTGCTCTCAGGTGGGAAAGACCGTAAACTCATCTCCTGGGATGAAAATTATCAAAAGATTCAAACGGTGGAG GTTTCTGAGTTATATGGCCCTATACGTACTGTGGCTGAAGGACGGGGAGAAACGGTTCTTATTGGCACTACCAAAAACTATGTCCTGCAGGGCAGTCTGGATGGGGAGTTCATACCCATCACCCAG GGCCACACAGATGAGTTATGGGGCCTGACTGTCCATCCGCTGAAGCATCAGTTCCTCACCTGTGGCCATGACAAGCACGTCTGCCTGTGGGACTCTGCCTCTCATCAGCCCATCTGGACCAAAACACTGGAG GACGCCGCTCAGTCGGCCGCCTTCCACCCTTCTGGGACAACGGTTGCTTTAGGAACGCAGACGGGCAG ATGGCTTGTGCTCGATACCGAATCGAAGGATCTGGTCACGGTACACACGGACGGAAACGAACAGCTGTCGATTATGCGCTTTTCTCCAG ACGGTCATTTCCTTGCCATCGGGTCACATGACAACTACATCTACATTTATGCTGTGGCAGAAAATGGCAAGAAATACAGTAGAGTTGGAAAGTGCTCG GGTCATTCTAGTTTCATCACACATCTGGATTGGTCTGTGGATTCTCAGTACTTAGTATCCAACTCAGGGGACTATGAGATCCTTTACT GGATCCCTTCTGTGTGCAAACAAGTAGTGAGTGTGGAGACCACCCGGGATATTGAATGGGCCACTTTCACCTGTATTCTGGGCTTCCATGTTTTTG GACTGTGGCCGGATGGCTCAGATGGTACTGACATCAATGCTGTGTGCAGTTCAAACGCAAAGAAACTGCTTGTCACCGGAGACGACTTTGGCAAAGTTCACCTCTTCTCATTCCCTTGCTCTCAGTCCCGA gctcctagtCACATTTACGGTGGACACAGCAGCCACGTCACCAATGTTAATTTCTTAAATGACGACAGCCAGATAATCTCTACAGGAGGGAAGGACATGAGCATAATGCAGTGGCGGGTGGTGTAA
- the LOC128031773 gene encoding echinoderm microtubule-associated protein-like 1 isoform X4, translated as MDRELQWTASERNGVFGEREEGRKRMEDGFSCYSSLYDTSSLLQFCNDDSASVASSMEVTDRISSLEQRVQMQEDEIQLLKSALADVVRRLNISEEQQAMLSRKGPTKEAAVRRDSPSSNSSFGKPARPMIAALPLRSTVNNGTVLPKKGGTLPSPSGSKKDNNSPATKSLSHLPRFLQRPPYSTVKRTSSSEQVGPNNRKDSGMDSRSNRTRAGSTGSNSSGKKATENKQRDPVFSADEGYVKMYLKGRPITMYMPRDLVDTYCLEAKADLPPKKLKLDWVYGYRGRDCRSNLYLLPTGETVYFIASVVVLYNVDEQLQRHYTGHTDDIKCLTVHPDKITIATGQVAGTSSDGKQLAPHVRVWDSVSLNTLHILGASFFDRALVCLSFSKSNGGSWLCVVDDSSDHVLSVWDWQREERLAEVKSSNESVFAADFHPTDANIIVTCGKSHLYFWSLEKGSLVKKQGLFEKQEKPKFVLSVTFSENGDAITGDSSGNILVWGKGSNRISLAIQGAHEASVFALCMLRNGTLLSGGKDRKLISWDENYQKIQTVEVSELYGPIRTVAEGRGETVLIGTTKNYVLQGSLDGEFIPITQGHTDELWGLTVHPLKHQFLTCGHDKHVCLWDSASHQPIWTKTLEDAAQSAAFHPSGTTVALGTQTGRWLVLDTESKDLVTVHTDGNEQLSIMRFSPDGHFLAIGSHDNYIYIYAVAENGKKYSRVGKCSGHSSFITHLDWSVDSQYLVSNSGDYEILYWIPSVCKQVVSVETTRDIEWATFTCILGFHVFGLWPDGSDGTDINAVCSSNAKKLLVTGDDFGKVHLFSFPCSQSRAPSHIYGGHSSHVTNVNFLNDDSQIISTGGKDMSIMQWRVV; from the exons ATGACAGTGCCTCGGTGGCGAGCAGTATGGAGGTGACGGACCGGATCTCCTCTCTGGAGCAGCGGGTTCAGATGCAGGAGGATGAGATTCAGCTGCTCAAGTCGGCCCTGGCTGATGTGGTGAGGAGACTGAACATCTCAGAGGAGCAGCAGGCCATGCTCAGCAGGAAAGGACCAACCAAAG AAGCAGCAGTGAGGAGAGACTCTCCCTCCTCTAACAGCAGTTTTGGGAAGCCAG CTAGACCAATGATTGCAGCTCTGCCCCTGAGATCCACAGTCAACAACGGTACTGTCCTGCCTAAGAAGGGTGGCACACTGCCATCCCCCTCTGGCTCCAAGAAGGACAACAACTCACCAGCAACCAAAAG TCTGTCCCATCTGCCCAGGTTTCTTCAAAGGCCACCTTACAG CACTGTGAAGAGAACAAGTTCATCTGAGCAAGTTGGCCCTAACAACAGGAAAGACAGTGGTATGGactccagaagcaatcgcacacGCGCTGGTTCCACAGGGAGCAACTCCAGTGGCAAGAAAGCCACAGAAAA CAAACAAAGGGACCCTGTTTTCAGCGCAG ATGAAGGGTatgtcaaaatgtatttgaaGGGACGACCCATCACCATGTACATGCCCAGAGACCTGGTGGACACATACTGCCTGGAAGCAAAGGCTGACTTGCCTCCTAAAAAACTGAAGCTAGACTGGGT CTATGGTTACCGGGGCCGTGACTGTCGATCCAACCTGTACTTGCTCCCGACGGGGGAAACGGTTTACTTCATCGCATCTGTGGTTGTGCTCTATAATGTGGACGAGCAACTACAAAGACACTACACTGGACACACTGATGATATCAAGTG CCTCACTGTCCATCCTGATAAAATCACCATAGCAACCGGACAAGTGGCTGGCACATCCTCAGATGGAAAA CAGTTGGCTCCTCACGTGCGAGTGTGGGACTCTGTGAGTTTGAACACGTTGCACATCCTTGGAGCAAGTTTCTTTGATCGGGCTCTGGTTTGCCTCTCCTTCTCAAAGTCG AACGGAGGAAGCTGGTTGTGTGTTGTGGACGACTCCAGTGACCACGTTCTCTCTGTGTGGGACTGGCAGAGGGAGGAAAGACTTGCTGAAGTCAAG AGCTCCAATGAGTCAGTCTTTGCTGCTGATTTCCACCCAACAGATGCTAATATAATTGTAACCTGTGGGAAGTCACACCTTTATTTCTGGTCATTAGAAAAGGGATCTCTTGTGAAAAAACAGGGACTTTTTGAG AAACAAGAGAAGCCCAAGTTTGTATTGTCTGTGACTTTTTCAGAAAATGGCGACGCCATCACTGGAGACTCGAGTGGAAATATACTTGTGTGGGGCAAAG GATCTAATCGTATTAGCTTGGCTATTCAGGGAGCACATGAGGCAAGCGTCTTTGCACTTTGCATGTTGAGAAATGGTACGCTGCTCTCAGGTGGGAAAGACCGTAAACTCATCTCCTGGGATGAAAATTATCAAAAGATTCAAACGGTGGAG GTTTCTGAGTTATATGGCCCTATACGTACTGTGGCTGAAGGACGGGGAGAAACGGTTCTTATTGGCACTACCAAAAACTATGTCCTGCAGGGCAGTCTGGATGGGGAGTTCATACCCATCACCCAG GGCCACACAGATGAGTTATGGGGCCTGACTGTCCATCCGCTGAAGCATCAGTTCCTCACCTGTGGCCATGACAAGCACGTCTGCCTGTGGGACTCTGCCTCTCATCAGCCCATCTGGACCAAAACACTGGAG GACGCCGCTCAGTCGGCCGCCTTCCACCCTTCTGGGACAACGGTTGCTTTAGGAACGCAGACGGGCAG ATGGCTTGTGCTCGATACCGAATCGAAGGATCTGGTCACGGTACACACGGACGGAAACGAACAGCTGTCGATTATGCGCTTTTCTCCAG ACGGTCATTTCCTTGCCATCGGGTCACATGACAACTACATCTACATTTATGCTGTGGCAGAAAATGGCAAGAAATACAGTAGAGTTGGAAAGTGCTCG GGTCATTCTAGTTTCATCACACATCTGGATTGGTCTGTGGATTCTCAGTACTTAGTATCCAACTCAGGGGACTATGAGATCCTTTACT GGATCCCTTCTGTGTGCAAACAAGTAGTGAGTGTGGAGACCACCCGGGATATTGAATGGGCCACTTTCACCTGTATTCTGGGCTTCCATGTTTTTG GACTGTGGCCGGATGGCTCAGATGGTACTGACATCAATGCTGTGTGCAGTTCAAACGCAAAGAAACTGCTTGTCACCGGAGACGACTTTGGCAAAGTTCACCTCTTCTCATTCCCTTGCTCTCAGTCCCGA gctcctagtCACATTTACGGTGGACACAGCAGCCACGTCACCAATGTTAATTTCTTAAATGACGACAGCCAGATAATCTCTACAGGAGGGAAGGACATGAGCATAATGCAGTGGCGGGTGGTGTAA